A genomic stretch from Acinonyx jubatus isolate Ajub_Pintada_27869175 chromosome E2, VMU_Ajub_asm_v1.0, whole genome shotgun sequence includes:
- the LOC106974716 gene encoding cytochrome c oxidase subunit 6B1 — MAEDIKTKIKNYQTAPFDSRFPNQNQTRNCWQNYLDFHRCEKAMTAKGGDVSVCEWYRRVYKSLCPISWVAAWDDRRAEGTFPGKI; from the exons ATGGCAGAAGACATCAAGACCAAAATCAAGAACTACCAGACTGCCCCTTTTGACAGCCGCTTCCCCAACCAGAACCAGACCAGGAACTGCTGGCAGAACTACCTGG ACTTCCACCGCTGTGAGAAGGCGATGACTGCTAAAGGGGGTGATGTCTCCGTGTGTGAATGGTACCGGCGTGTGTACAAGTCCCTCTGCCCCATATCCTGG GTGGCAGCCTGGGATGATCGCCGGGCGGAAGGCACGTTTCCTGGGAAGATCTGA
- the ETV2 gene encoding ETS translocation variant 2, translating to MDLWNWDEASPQEVPPGNRLSGLDGAELGFYFPELAFPGDTLTVETRWKGGFGLGHLGAEEGLSPLDWGFTLTHPEATWEADPARQALPWSGDWTDLTCNGSDHWNGFSQAPGPAPPGLGPAPFACSAGTADQNCATSGGGTNSWSCVQAAPSSTNWDSSIGLDGATYWGKDLRGEPHADSTISWVGPAVSDSTTSWVSGLHTDCTTSSKGYQASDLTTSSEPSQQSDHVTLACYPKSNHRGPIQLWQFLLELLRDGERTNCIRWTGNSREFQLCDPREVARLWGERKRKPGMNYEKLSRGLRYYYRRDIVRKSGGRKYTYRFGGRVPGLVHTDCAGGGPGGATQ from the exons ATGGACTTGTGGAACTGGGATGAAGCTTCACCGCAGGAAGTGCCCCCAGGGAACAGGCTTTCAGGGCTGG ATGGAGCTGAGCTCGGCTTCTATTTCCCTGAGCTGGCGTTCCCAGGGGACACGCTGACAGTGGAGACACGCTGGAAAGGTGGTTTTGGGCTGGGACACCTGGGAGCTGAGGAAG GGCTCTCACCGCTGGACTGGGGCTTCACGTTAACGCATCCAGAAGCTACATGGGAGGCGG ATCCCGCCCGTCAGGCTCTTCCGTGGTCGGGAGACTGGACGGACTTGACGTGCAACGGCTCGGACCACTGGAACGGCTTCTCCCAGGCCCCGGGTCCCGCCCCTCCCGGCCTGGGCCCCGCCCCCTTCGCCTGTTCTGCGGGGACAGCGGATCAGAACTGTGCCACCTCCGGGGGAGGGACCAATTCGTGGTCTTGTGTCCAGGCCGCCCCCAGCTCCACCAACTGGGACAGTTCTATTGGTCTCGACGGCGCCACCTACTGGGGCAAGGACCTCCGCGGGGAGCCTCACGCGGACTCTACCATTTCGTGGGTTGGACCTGCGGTCTCAGACTCTACCACCTCCTGGGTCTCGGGGCTGCATACGGACTGCACCACTTCTTCAAAGGGATACCAGGCTTCAGATCTCACCACGTCCTCTGAACCCAGCCAGCAGTCGGACCACGTAACCTTGGCTTGTTACCCCAAAAGTAACCATCGAG GTCCCATTCAGCTGTGGCAGTTCCTCCTGGAGCTGCTCCGAGACGGGGAGCGTACCAACTGCATCCGCTGGACGGGCAACAGCCGCGagttccagctgtgtgaccccagaGAG GTGGCGCGGCTCTGGGGTGAGCGCAAGAGGAAGCCCGGCATGAACTACGAGAAGCTGAGCCGAGGCCTGCGCTACTACTACCGCCGCGACATCGTGCGCAAGAGCGGTGGGCGCAAGTACACGTACCGTTTTGGGGGCCGCGTACCCGGCCTGGTCCATACCGACTGCGCGGGAGGTGGACCGGGAGGAGCGACCCAATAA